AGCGGAGCCGCAGCCGCAGCAGGACCCGCTGGCGAAGCCCGATGTCGCCGTGCTGCTGACACGCAGCCTGGAGGCGGCGCGCCTGCAGGCGGAGATCGACCGCAACCTCGATGCGTACGCGAAGCGGCCGCGACGCAACTTCGTCGGCTCACGCGCGCGCGAGTTTCGCTTCGCGCGCTACGTCGAGGACTGGCGCGCGAAGGTCGAGCGGGTGGGCAATCTCAACTATCCGGAGCGGGCGCGTCAGCAGAAGATCTACGGCAGCCTGCAGCTCACGGTGTCAATCAAGGCGGACGGTTCGGTCGAAAGCATCGACGTCAACAAGCCCTCCGGCCAGAAGGTGCTCGATGAGGCCGCGCGCCGCATCGTGGAACTGGCGGCCCCGTACGCGCCATTTCCCCCCGACATCGCGAAGGACACGGACATCCTCAGCATCACCCGCACCTGGACCTTCACCCGCGCCGACCAGCTGATCAGCCAGTAGGCGCCGCCCTGCCGCACATCCCGTCGCCGATGCCCGACCGCTACGCCGTCATCGGCAACCCCGTCTCTCACAGCAAGTCCCCGTCGATCCACGCTGCGTTCGCGCGCGCCACTGGACAGTCCGTGGTTTACGCAGCCGTTTTCGCGCCGCTCGACGGCTTCGCGGCGACGGTGGCGGCGTTCCGGGCCGCGGGCGGCATGGGAGCGAACGTCACCGTGCCATTCAAGCTGGAAGCGTTTGACCTTGCCACTGAGACGACGCCGCGCGCACGGGCTGCGCTCGCCGTGAATACGCTCACCTTCGCAGCGGACGCGGTGCGCGGGGACAACACGGACGGTGTCGGGCTGGTGCGGGACATCGAGATCAATCTCGGGGTGGAGATCGCCGGCAAACGCGTGCTCGTGATGGGCGCCGGCGGCGCCGCGCGCGGCGTGCTCGCACCCCTGCTCGACCGGCGCCCCGCTGCGCTTGCCATCGCCAATCGGACAGCCGACAAGGCAGTCGAACTCGCTGGCCGCTTTCGCGAGCGCGGCCCGGTCGAGGGGTGCGGCTACCATGCGCTTGGTACTTCGCGCTTCGACATCGTCGTCAATGCAACCTCGGCAAGCCTGGTCGGGGAACTGCCACCGTTGCCGCCGCACCTGTTCTGCGGGGGCGCGCTCGCCTACGACATGATGTATGGAAGTGAGCCGACGCCGTTCCTGCGCTGGGCCAGGGAGCACGGTGC
This is a stretch of genomic DNA from Betaproteobacteria bacterium. It encodes these proteins:
- the aroE gene encoding shikimate dehydrogenase, whose product is MPDRYAVIGNPVSHSKSPSIHAAFARATGQSVVYAAVFAPLDGFAATVAAFRAAGGMGANVTVPFKLEAFDLATETTPRARAALAVNTLTFAADAVRGDNTDGVGLVRDIEINLGVEIAGKRVLVMGAGGAARGVLAPLLDRRPAALAIANRTADKAVELAGRFRERGPVEGCGYHALGTSRFDIVVNATSASLVGELPPLPPHLFCGGALAYDMMYGSEPTPFLRWAREHGAARCTDGLGMLVEQAAESFFVWRGVRPDTAPVIAMLRAG